The DNA segment ATATTGGATATATGCTTGGTGATTGGATATTAAAAGGTAAAGGAATACAAAACCGGCCTAAAAATGTAATACCTGATATATCGGAGAATGGATCTTTTTTTAGTATGACTGTTGGAACAGGCATAGGACCTACCCATCTTAATTCGCCTAAAGTATTTGATAACTATAAGGCTGATATGACTCCTTCGGGCAATCCTCTTAGATTGTTGTTGAAAACTTGTCGTTCATCGTCAGTAAACATAGAGAGTGCTTATTTTATTAATAAGTATCTTGGTTTTGGTGGTAGGTTGAAAGCATCAACACAATCTGTTATCGTAGGAAATTTTAATCATAAATTTGCATATACAGTTCCACTTATAAGCAAGTCTGATATACCTTCAGATGCTTACAGACTAGATGGATTAGAATCAAGTCATCTGGGAATGATAGACATGTCATTAGGATTTTACAGTTCTTTACCGATAAGCACACGTTTAAGATTAGGAACAAAACTCCTCTTTGGAAACCGACTTACCACTAATTATAGTGTTGACGCTATATTTAGTTTTAATAATCTTAAAGATAGACAGGAAAACTACAGTAAAATTTTAGACGACATTCTCCAGGCTAATGGCGGTAGTATTTGTAATATATCAAAAGATGAGTATAATCCTAAATTGTATCACGATAATGATTTTTTAGAGATTAAGGCAAACAACGCTTTTACTTTTGGCACCGGACTATACATTGCTTATGCTATAAAGGACGAAACTGCATTCATGATTAGTTTTGATTATGATTATGCAAATCCTAAGTATACATTTGTCTTGCACAATCGATATGATGAATCGGGAGGTAATATATCTCTTATAGAAGATGTTTTTCATAGACGGACATTAATGAACAATCTTAGCTTTAATATTGGCATGAGTGTCTGTCTGTAGAGGCCTTATGATTCTTGCCGCGCAAACGTTTGCACATCAAGAAGACCAATTTTAATGCGTTTTCAGCTACACAAATGTTTTTTTATTGTAATTTTACGGCATAATAATATAACTATGCCTATGAAAGTCCAATTTAATATAGAATATAGAACAAGCTTTGGAGAAGAGTTACAAATAAACATTTCTTTGCATAAAGTTGGTGAGGATGATTTAGAAAAACAAATCATCAATATGTTTACTGATGATGGCCTTATGTGGAGTCGAGAATCGTCATTCTCTTCAGAATTAATACATTATATAGATTATACATATAGCGTACGAAAGAATGGAAAACTGGTACGTACAGAATGGCCTGTGGTATCACACAGATTGGAATTTGAAAATAAATCAGCAACTGATTACATCCTTAAAGACAACTGGATAGACAGTCCTGTAGATTCTTATTTGTATAGTTCTGCTTATACAGATTGTGTGGTAGACCAGCATATAAACTTATGTGAATCTGTTAATTATAATAAGACACTCTGCATTAAGGTTCGTGCAACTCAGTTGCGCAAAGGTGACTATCTAGCCATTGTTGGTGATGATAAATCTTTGGGCGGATGGAATATAAATCATTCTATACGCATGACAGAGCATAATTACAACGAATGGATAGTTTCTCTTGATGCGGGGATATTCTTAAGGCCAATTATCGAATTTAAATTTGTTGTTCTTAATCAAAATGATGGCATAAATCCAATTTGGGAATATGGATTTAATAATGTCTTGGACATATTAGATATAAAACCTAAAATGGTAGAGGTAGTTGAGATGCAGCCTGCAAAATTTCCCATTAGCAAATGGAAAAGTGCAGGAACAGTGGTACCTGTGTTTTCTATTCGATCTAAAAATAGTTTTGGAATAGGTGATTTTGGTGACTTGAAGAAGATGGTAGACTGGGTTGCACTTACTCATCAGCGTGTGTTACAGATACTACCTGTTAATGATACAAATAATACCGGAACATGGCTTGATTCGTATCCATATAGCTGTATAAGTATCTTTGCATTGCATCCTCAATACGTTGATCTTGGGGCATTGCCTAAAATAAAAGATGAGGCAAAAAGAAATGAGTTAGAACAACTTCGTAACGAACTTAATGCTTTATCACAAATAGATTATGAACGAGTTAATGAGTCGAAAAACGAATATCTTAAAGTAATATTTGAGCAAGAAGGCAAGTCTGTAATGAATGCCGATCGTTACAAGTTGTTCTTCGAAGAAAGCAAAGGATGGCTCGTACCTTATGCTCAGTATCGCTATTTATGCGAATTGTATAAAACTTCTGATTTCACTAAATGGCCAGACCATAATATATTTGACGAAAAAGAACGTGAATCATTAGAGTCGCCTCGTAGCAAAAAATATAAGGAAGTAGAGTTCTATTATTTTGTTCAGTATATTTTAAATTGTCAGATGAAGCGTGTTCATGAATATGCACGTGCCAAGGGCGTTATACTAAAAGGAGATATCCCGATAGGCGTAAGTCGCAATGGATGTGATGTTTGGGCCGAACCTCGATATTTCAATGTTAACGGTCAGGCAGGAGCGCCGCCAGATTCTTTCTCTACTAATGGTCAGAATTGGGGCTTCCCCACATACAATTGGGATGAGATGCTTAAAGATGATTGCCAGTGGTGGATTCGCCGTTTTTCTAATATGGCGAGATTCTTTGATGCTTATCGCATAGACCATATATTAGGATTTTTCCGAATATGGGAGATTCCCGCAGATGCTGTTCATGGACTATTGGGACATTTCTCACCTGCTTTAGGACTTACAAGAGATGAAATCGAAGCTTATGGTTTGCATTTTCAGGAGCGTCTATTCACAGAACCTTTTATTGCCGATTGGATAGTAAATAAAATATTTGGAAAGCATGCTGATGAGGTAATAACCAAATATCTTATGCATACTCATGATGATATGTATAAGATGAGGCCTGAATATGACACACAACGTAAAGTTGAAGCGGCATTTGATGGAAAAACTTCTGATGATGACATCTGGATAAGAGATGGCTTGTATGCCCTTATCAGTAATGTGTTGTTCTTACGTGACCACAAAGACCCAAACAAGTTTCATCCACGTATCTCAGTACAGTATGCCTTTATTTATCAGGCATTATATGATAGTGATAAGTCTATATTCGACAAAATATACAATGATTACTTCTATCGTCGTAATAATCAGTTCTGGTATAAAGAGGCGATGAAGAAACTTCCTATTATTATACAGTCTACCCGCATGTTGGTGTGTGGAGAAGATTTGGGAATGGTGCCAGACTGTGTGCCATGGGTAATGAACGAGTTGAGAATATTAAGTTTGGAATTGCAGTCAATGCCAAAAGATCCGCATGTGCATTTCGGTCATTTGTCAGGAAATCCTTACCGTTCGGTATGTACAATATCATCTCATGATACAGCTACACTACGTCAGTGGTGGGATGAAGACAAAAAACGTACACAGGATTATTACAGCACAATGCTGTATAGGGGTGGTGAAGCTCCACATCCTTTGCCCGGATGGTTGGCTAAGGATATTATTGCACGCAACCTTCTTAGTCCGTCGATGCTTTGCATTCTTACAATACAAGACTGGCTAGCTATCGACGAGAAAATACGACTTGCCGATCCTAATGCCGAAAGAATAAACGTTCCGGCCAATCCTCATAATTATTGGAGGTATCGTGCTCATCTTAATATAGAAGATCTTATTGAGAATAAAGACTTTAATGAGAGTGTTACAGAATTGGTATTACAATCAGGTAGAAAATAGTTTATAATAGATATTAGAAATGAAAAAAATTATCACATTCGTTACATTTATGCTGTTGCCGCTGATGGTAATGGCACAAGAGATTAAATCGCCTGACGGGAATGTCAGATTGAAGTTCTATTTAGATAATGGCCGACCAACTTATGAGATGACTTATAAAGGTAAGGCGGTTATAAAACCTAGTCATTTAGGACTTGAACTGGCTAAAAATAAACATGCAAGTAAAGGCATGGACGAAACTGATTTGATGGATGGCTTTAATATTACAGATACTAACGAATCAACATTAAATGAGACTTGGAGACCGGTATGGGGTGAGACCGCTACTATACGGAATAATTATAATGAGTTGGCGGTAAATCTTAATCAGCCATCTAGTAATCGTAATATAACTATACGTTTTCGCGTATACGATTATGGAATGGGTTTGAGATACGAGTTTCCACAACAGAAAGATCTCAATTATTTCATAATAAAAGAAGAACATACTCAGTTTGCCATGGCTGGTGATCATAAAGCATGGTGGCTGCCGGGTGATTATGATACACAGGAGTACGAAACTGTAACGTCAAAGCTATCTCAGATAAGAGGATTGATGAAGTCGGCTGTTACCGGCAATTCTTCTCAGACCACATTTTCGCCCACAGGTGTTCAGACATCCTTGCAGATGAAGACCGATAATGGATTGTATATTAACATCCATGAAGCCGCTTGTGTAGATTATTCTACCATGAATCTGAATTTGGATGATAAGAATATGATCTTCGAATCGTGGCTTACGCCTGATGCTGAAGGACTTAAGGGATATATGCAGACACCATGCAATTCTCCTTGGAGGACTGTTATGGTTAGTGATGATGCCCGTGATATGCTTTCGTGCAAACTGACATTGAACCTAAATGAACCATGTGCCTTGAAAGATGTTTCGTGGATACACCCAATAAAATATTGCGGGGTATGGTGGGAGATGATAGTAGGCCGAAATTCATGGAGCTATACTAATGATTATCCATCTGTCAGACTAGGTGTTACTGATTATACCAAATGTAAACCTAATGGAACTCATGGCGCAAATAATGCAGATGTAAAGAGATATATTGATTTCGCAGCAAAGAATGGCTTGTCTGAGGTTCTTGTAGAAGGATGGAACCAAGGCTGGGAAGACTGGGTTGGTAATTCTAAGTTTGATGTCTTCGATTTTGTTACCCCTTATCCAGACTTTGATATTAAAATGTTGAATGATTATGCCCACTCTAAGGGTGTTAAATTAATGATGCATCATGAGACGTCTTCTTCTGCGATCAACTATGAGCGACATCTTGAAGATGCTTTCAACCTTATGAACAAGTACGGATATGATGCTGTAAAGAGTGGTTATGTAGGTGATATAATACCAAGAGGTGAGCATCATTATGGTCAGTTTATGAACAATCACTACCTTTATTGCCTAAAGGAAGCTGCAAAACATCATATTATGGTTAATGCACACGAGGCCACACGTCCTACAGGATTATGTCGTACATATCCTAATCTGGTTGGAAATGAGAGCGCTCGTGGTACAGAATATGAAGCTTTCGGAGGCAGCAGGCCTGATCATACGGTGGTTCTTCCTTTCACTCGTCTTCAGGGTGGACCGATGGATTATACTCCCGGCATATTCGAAACTCAATTGAAGACATGGTCTAAGAATACATCTTATGTACATACTACGCTTTGTGGCCAACTGGCACTTTATTTAGTGATGTACAGTCCTTTGCAGATGGCTGCCGATCTACCCGAACATTATGAGAAATATGATGATGCCTTCCAGTTTATCCGTGATGTAGCTGTGGATTGGTCTGATAGCAAATATCTTGAGGCTGAGCCGGGCGCTTACATCACAGTGGCCCGAAAAGCTAAAGGTACTGATAATTGGTTTGTTGGTGGTAAATGTAATGAAGACGGACATAGTGCTATGATTAAGTTTGACTTCCTGGATAAAGGTCGTAAATATAGATGTGACATCTACCAGGATGCAAAAGATGCAGATTATGAGAAGAACCCTAAAGCATATAAAATATCACACCGTATGGTGAAAAGGGGTGATGTCATAAATATAAAAGAGGTTCGAGGTGGAGGTTTTGGCATGGCTTTGTTCGCAAAATAGAATAGTGCTGTCATTGTCTAAAACAACCAATAATCTGATATAATACATGATAATCAAAAATATTATAATTACGAGCTTATTAACCTTAGCTTTTGCGCGCAATGCAGATGCGCAGCGGTTCAACGAATTGACATATAGCCCTACAAAGTCCGAATTTCGGCTTTTTGCACCTGATAGTGCTAAAAAGATAGTAGTGCGTATATATGATAGTGGTCTGGGCGGGAAACCGCTTAGAACCATTAAGATGCGCCATACTGCTGCAGACCGCTGGACGGCTTTGGCTAAAGGTAATCTGAAAGGTAAGTTTTATACATTTGATATATCGGGTGATAGAAAATCGTGGCACGAGACGCCCGGAGTTTTTGCTAAGGCTGTAGGAGTGAATGGCAGGCGTGCTGCTATTATAGACTTGCATGCTACTAATCCGGAGGGATGGAGTGAAGACAAACGTCCGGTTATAAAGTCGCCTGCAGATCTTGTAATCTATGAACTGCATCATCGTGACTTCTCTATTGATTCGTCTTCAGGACTGGTCCATAAAGGTAAGTTCCTCGCCTTGTCAGAACCAAAGGCTATTGCCTATCTTAAAGATCTGGGCATAAATGCGATACACATTTTGCCTTCGTTCGATTTTGCCTCTGTAGATGAAACTAAACTTAATCAACCTCAATACAACTGGGGATACGACCCGGTTAATTATAATGTGCCCGAAGGCTCTTATTCTACTGATCCTTATACACCTGCTACACGGATAAAAGAATTCAAGACTATGGTGCAAGCTCTGCATAAGGCGGGCATAAGGGTAATATTAGATGTGGTGTACAATCATACTTCTGATATAAGCCATAGTGCTTTTCAACTTACTTATCCCGACTATTTCTATCGTAAGACGGTGGATGGAAAATATTCTGACGGCTCTGGATGTGGCAATGAGACGGCTAGCGATAAGCCTATGATGCGACAGTTTATGATAGAATCGGTAAAGTACTGGATTAATGAATATCATATTGATGGTTTCAGATTCGACCTGATGGGGGTGCATGATATTGAAACGATGAACCAAATCCGCGCTGAAGTGGATAAAATTGATCCTACCATATTTATATATGGAGAAGGATGGAATGCCGGATCGTGTGCTTATTCGCAAGATAAACTCGCCCTGAAGGCTAATATGCAGAGTCTGCCACGTATAGCTGCTTTCTCTGATGATATGCGTGATGCTCTCAGAGGACCTTTCAGTGACGACCACAAAGGGGCGTTCTTAGCCGGAATACCCGGATCTGAAGAGAGTTTGAAGTTTGGCATTGTTGGGGCTATACAGCATTCGCAAGTTGATTATAGTAAGATAAATTATAGCAAGAAACCTTGGGCTAGCGAACCTATACAGCAGATTAGTTATGTGAGTTGTCACGATGATATGTGTCTTGTTGACCGTCTGCGCACTTCAATCCTGGGTATTTCTGAAGATGAACTTATCCGTCTTGATGAATTGGCTCAGACAGCTGTGTTTACATCTCAAGGTGTTCCGTTCATGCTTTGTGGCGAAGAAATGCTTAGAGATAAAAAAGGTGTGCACAATAGTTTTAACTCTCCTGATAGTGTAAATCACCTTGACTTGAATAATCTAAAAGAATATCCTCAGGTATTCTCGTATTATAAAAATCTGATTAAGTTGCGTAAAAATCATCCGGCTTTCCGTATGGCAAAATCTGATGATGTGCGCAGATGTCTCGAGTTTATTCCAACTCAGGCTTGTGTCGTAGCTTTCATGCTTAAAGATAATGCAGGCGGAGACATATGGAATAATATTATTGTTATTCTTAATGGTAACAAACAGGCGGTTGATGTGTCTGTGCCTCAGGCCAAATATACTGTTGTTGACTGTGATGGGATAATAGACGAATCAGGACTGAAAGTGATAGAAGAAAACGCGGTGACTGTAAATCCGCAGTCGGCTTTGATTATGCATAATTAAAACAATAAGGATATGAAAAAATCTGTTTTATTAGTAAGTTTACTTTTTAGTGCATTGGCAATGCAGGCATCAATTAAGATAGATCGTATTGAGCCAACCGACTGGTTTGTTGGGATGAAAGATGCGTCGCTGCAATTGATGGTTTATGGCAAGGATGTGAAAAATGCAAATGTCACTACCAGTTATGCGGGTGTACGCGTAGATAGTATCGTAAAGCTGGATTCGCCCAATTATTTATTGGTCTATCTTAATCTTAAAGGTGCAAAACCGGGTGAGATAACGCTCTATTTTGCTAATAAAGGCAGTAAGACGAAGGTAAAATATATGCTTAAATCGAGGGCAATGAAAGGTGATGAGCATGTCGGATTCAGTAGCACCGATGTGCTTTATATGCTTATGCCTGATCGTTTTGCAGATGGCAATGTCAAGAACGACCAGCTGAAAGGCATGAACAATTATAAGTGCGATCGCACAAAGCCGAGTCTACGCCATGGCGGTGATTTAGAGGGCATACGCCAGCATCTTGATTACTTCAATCAATTGGGCGTTACTGCATTATGGTTTACGCCGGTACTAGAAAATAATTCGCCTGATAATAATGATTATAGCACTTATCACGGATATGCTACAACAGATTATTATAATGTTGACCCTCGTTTTGGTAATAACCTGGAGTACAAACAGTTAATTGATGATGCACATAAGCACGGACTCAAGATAGTAATGGA comes from the Xylanibacter oryzae DSM 17970 genome and includes:
- a CDS encoding phosphatase PAP2 family protein, which gives rise to MRISSILMILVCFFTVNSKAEDADTLSFNKLYKTRNDSIVSRAFTLSQSFKRNCTPSGLVFIADGLMLKAQKKDFRSIKTFFQPHFEKTYDSYTQYAPLVASFALKALGVKNTSTWKRLTLNSTLSYVTMATLVNSIKYSSKEMRPDNTTANSFPSGHTATAFAAATIFNKEYGPISPWYSVAGYSVATLTGITRIMNNRHWINDVLVGAGIGIVSADIGYMLGDWILKGKGIQNRPKNVIPDISENGSFFSMTVGTGIGPTHLNSPKVFDNYKADMTPSGNPLRLLLKTCRSSSVNIESAYFINKYLGFGGRLKASTQSVIVGNFNHKFAYTVPLISKSDIPSDAYRLDGLESSHLGMIDMSLGFYSSLPISTRLRLGTKLLFGNRLTTNYSVDAIFSFNNLKDRQENYSKILDDILQANGGSICNISKDEYNPKLYHDNDFLEIKANNAFTFGTGLYIAYAIKDETAFMISFDYDYANPKYTFVLHNRYDESGGNISLIEDVFHRRTLMNNLSFNIGMSVCL
- a CDS encoding 4-alpha-glucanotransferase; this translates as MKVQFNIEYRTSFGEELQINISLHKVGEDDLEKQIINMFTDDGLMWSRESSFSSELIHYIDYTYSVRKNGKLVRTEWPVVSHRLEFENKSATDYILKDNWIDSPVDSYLYSSAYTDCVVDQHINLCESVNYNKTLCIKVRATQLRKGDYLAIVGDDKSLGGWNINHSIRMTEHNYNEWIVSLDAGIFLRPIIEFKFVVLNQNDGINPIWEYGFNNVLDILDIKPKMVEVVEMQPAKFPISKWKSAGTVVPVFSIRSKNSFGIGDFGDLKKMVDWVALTHQRVLQILPVNDTNNTGTWLDSYPYSCISIFALHPQYVDLGALPKIKDEAKRNELEQLRNELNALSQIDYERVNESKNEYLKVIFEQEGKSVMNADRYKLFFEESKGWLVPYAQYRYLCELYKTSDFTKWPDHNIFDEKERESLESPRSKKYKEVEFYYFVQYILNCQMKRVHEYARAKGVILKGDIPIGVSRNGCDVWAEPRYFNVNGQAGAPPDSFSTNGQNWGFPTYNWDEMLKDDCQWWIRRFSNMARFFDAYRIDHILGFFRIWEIPADAVHGLLGHFSPALGLTRDEIEAYGLHFQERLFTEPFIADWIVNKIFGKHADEVITKYLMHTHDDMYKMRPEYDTQRKVEAAFDGKTSDDDIWIRDGLYALISNVLFLRDHKDPNKFHPRISVQYAFIYQALYDSDKSIFDKIYNDYFYRRNNQFWYKEAMKKLPIIIQSTRMLVCGEDLGMVPDCVPWVMNELRILSLELQSMPKDPHVHFGHLSGNPYRSVCTISSHDTATLRQWWDEDKKRTQDYYSTMLYRGGEAPHPLPGWLAKDIIARNLLSPSMLCILTIQDWLAIDEKIRLADPNAERINVPANPHNYWRYRAHLNIEDLIENKDFNESVTELVLQSGRK
- a CDS encoding glycoside hydrolase family 97 protein, whose protein sequence is MKKIITFVTFMLLPLMVMAQEIKSPDGNVRLKFYLDNGRPTYEMTYKGKAVIKPSHLGLELAKNKHASKGMDETDLMDGFNITDTNESTLNETWRPVWGETATIRNNYNELAVNLNQPSSNRNITIRFRVYDYGMGLRYEFPQQKDLNYFIIKEEHTQFAMAGDHKAWWLPGDYDTQEYETVTSKLSQIRGLMKSAVTGNSSQTTFSPTGVQTSLQMKTDNGLYINIHEAACVDYSTMNLNLDDKNMIFESWLTPDAEGLKGYMQTPCNSPWRTVMVSDDARDMLSCKLTLNLNEPCALKDVSWIHPIKYCGVWWEMIVGRNSWSYTNDYPSVRLGVTDYTKCKPNGTHGANNADVKRYIDFAAKNGLSEVLVEGWNQGWEDWVGNSKFDVFDFVTPYPDFDIKMLNDYAHSKGVKLMMHHETSSSAINYERHLEDAFNLMNKYGYDAVKSGYVGDIIPRGEHHYGQFMNNHYLYCLKEAAKHHIMVNAHEATRPTGLCRTYPNLVGNESARGTEYEAFGGSRPDHTVVLPFTRLQGGPMDYTPGIFETQLKTWSKNTSYVHTTLCGQLALYLVMYSPLQMAADLPEHYEKYDDAFQFIRDVAVDWSDSKYLEAEPGAYITVARKAKGTDNWFVGGKCNEDGHSAMIKFDFLDKGRKYRCDIYQDAKDADYEKNPKAYKISHRMVKRGDVINIKEVRGGGFGMALFAK
- the pulA gene encoding type I pullulanase; translation: MIIKNIIITSLLTLAFARNADAQRFNELTYSPTKSEFRLFAPDSAKKIVVRIYDSGLGGKPLRTIKMRHTAADRWTALAKGNLKGKFYTFDISGDRKSWHETPGVFAKAVGVNGRRAAIIDLHATNPEGWSEDKRPVIKSPADLVIYELHHRDFSIDSSSGLVHKGKFLALSEPKAIAYLKDLGINAIHILPSFDFASVDETKLNQPQYNWGYDPVNYNVPEGSYSTDPYTPATRIKEFKTMVQALHKAGIRVILDVVYNHTSDISHSAFQLTYPDYFYRKTVDGKYSDGSGCGNETASDKPMMRQFMIESVKYWINEYHIDGFRFDLMGVHDIETMNQIRAEVDKIDPTIFIYGEGWNAGSCAYSQDKLALKANMQSLPRIAAFSDDMRDALRGPFSDDHKGAFLAGIPGSEESLKFGIVGAIQHSQVDYSKINYSKKPWASEPIQQISYVSCHDDMCLVDRLRTSILGISEDELIRLDELAQTAVFTSQGVPFMLCGEEMLRDKKGVHNSFNSPDSVNHLDLNNLKEYPQVFSYYKNLIKLRKNHPAFRMAKSDDVRRCLEFIPTQACVVAFMLKDNAGGDIWNNIIVILNGNKQAVDVSVPQAKYTVVDCDGIIDESGLKVIEENAVTVNPQSALIMHN